From the genome of Magnolia sinica isolate HGM2019 chromosome 12, MsV1, whole genome shotgun sequence:
caatcCAAATCCTCAACACATTTCACAACCTCAgtagtttttaatttttctaaaatcTTATGGGAAAATTAGTTAGAAGTTAAAATAATTCAGTTTAcaattttatatttagttttttaGCAGTATGtagtaatttacaaaaaaaaaaaaaagttttatttatttcacTATAAGATCTTCCAATAATATTGTGAGAAAAACATCGAAATCTAAAAATCTCCCCAGAGAATTTCAAGGCAGAGAAATTGCTGAGGATAAGATTTGTCACCCCTGATTGTAACCAGAGTTATGATGGCATTTTCCCCCTCAATCAAAGTCTAATAAATGAAGACAGTACTTTGGAAATTGGTTGGTTCAGAAACAAAAAATAGGATAATCTCTATATGCTTCTTCGCTACTTCTCAAGACAatgatttttttctcatttttgatGTTGACCTAAGTTGTATTTCTCACATAATTAGGAAAATAGATTGCGTATAAAAATGCTTTTAAAGGTCCACCGGAGGTTGGCCCTTTTTTAGGTGGTCACATCCAAACTAGCCTTACaggtgttgaaggtcaaatattgcatattagaccctagttactacctagatttacgaacatgatactgtttaatggcctgtTTTAATCGtttttatgttgcaaggtggatttataagcgtggactgaaaagggtactaaaagtatggttTTAATATTCCGtcatcaccaaggcaagggatggtctccaagggaccaagattgatggatttacatgcTAGATATTcgaaaaaatcaagaaactgtagtttaagtggcctgaaagtcgttcagaatacaagatcacagggtttccaccatccattcggctcgaaactacatatatggcctgaggaccataaattaaccgtacatgtcaaatttgatccattggatccctgtgaaagtgtcTCAACTGACGAATTAGCAACTGAATCCTTGATCTGGGGCatacttgatatctggatatgcttcaattttggtctcaacgcgttaGATGAGTTgacaatatggatggatggagcggatttctcacgaacatctctgtaggacctcatgtacatcacgtatgtacggtgcacaagtgcaccagccGAGCACTGAATTTCTAAAAGTCGATCAGTGCATGTTGACCGACTCTCTCTTCTCCAATTCAAAAAAGGAAACAGCGTCCTTACGCACGTCTGTCGTTTTTgtgcggtggggcccacccctcatcCAAATCATCAATTTGGACCGTACATTGTGTACAGAGGAGGGGTATTAACCTCACCTAAGTGATCTTTTGACACCATGTAATCTATGGAGAAATCCTAGCCGTTGaatgcaggatggacggcggagtagaatATCGTGTGGATCACACCGATTTCACTTCAAAAACATCCCTTATAGAATGGTTTTTCGAGTATATTCCAATGTACGAAATGGATTTCCTTATTGACGTCAATCAGTGGGACACCAGCCATCACAGCGTCGACGTACACCGACTCTGTTCGCAAGCAGGGGCGTCGTCGATCGCTGTTGGGCCTCCATCTTAGTTCAAATtatcaatccgaaccgtccatcatgtagagggactcaATATTGTCAGAACCATTCTGACCGTTTTCAGCCATACACGCATACATGTCCGCTACAACGATCACAAAAGGACCATTCAAATACCGTTATAGCAGGAATTCTTCCCTGGGCAGCATCAACGGAGGATCAAAACAGACCATGTCTGGTTGAAATTTCGAGGAGaagctgatggacggcatggatctctcAAATGACAGATAAAGTGGGCCTCGCCAATCATCCTTACACGGGAAGCCTCGTTGTTGCGCGATTTAGAGTCCGGCCCTGTTACAAACAGCCTGCAAAAGGCAGGGCAGTGCTCTACATACATCCACCGTCTTCAGCGCCTAtaaagggtgagagagagagagagcgaatcATCCATCCTTTGGACATGGGCAGCCGTAGAGGCATCCTTCAACGTGTGGAGATGCCAgcttcttctcttccttccttcttctggcttttcttctctttttatgctttccttcaagtttagcttgatcatgtctggctaagcctcttagctagggctaagaggtgaagcttgtagcataatgggagactttttgcttgtcctttttgtttagattgaacttatgttgattttagtttaattaagggaatgtttttagtttttaatggtctgttgtgactaaaattacaataggtctgcgatagctttgagcatgttccttttctttttatgtttatgatgtcaggaagccctgttgttcaccatgtctcctaggcatggtcggatgacagtacccttcctaaccttcatacattattgattggttggtaattagtttaattctgttgtttactttgtctcctcggtatggtttggtgatggaatccattctaattcatataccttttatctcttgaaaactatatcaaaggaacttcagttgattttcatggttacacccttcaactggatgaagatgggactctaagtccagttgagttcttgaaacaggcataagatctccctaatctctacaagtggatcctctgaatccctaattcCTTTtcctgaattgtttaagttttagataattatttcatcattattcctcaaatcacactcgatttagatttcatctcattttagttttagttctagttagtttcatattacgtacaggttttagtcccttgggattcgacctcggtcttactgagtttattactacatcacaaccctatacttggggagtgaataagtttttgCAAATTCTTAGGGAGGAGGAAAGAGATTTTGGAAGCATTAACCCGTTATCCTGAGGCGCATTCGTATTCACGAATTAAACCAATAAGGATACGCACATTCGAGAGCCTGCCATTAAGAAAGAGAATCGCATCATCAACATAAAAAAGGTGAGAAATACTAAAGCAATTTTTATGGAGCTTAAAGGGCTAGCAACGGCCCAAGGAGAAAAGATTAGAGATGGCCCTGCTAAAAAGGTCTATTGCTACGATGAAAATGGAAGGGGAGAGCAGATCTCCCTGGCGAAGACCTCTGCCAGCTTGAAAGAAGCTATAACTACTGCCATTAATGAGCACTAAGAACCAAACATCTCTCCAGCATCGTTGAAGTTGGGCTATCCATTGGGCACTAAAACCAAATTTTTCTAGGACCTGAGCTATGAAATGCTACTCTAgatgatcatatgccttttccaTCTCAAGTTTAATAATCATGTTACCTCCATACACCTTCCAATCAATCTCATGGACCATTTCCCTCGCAATCGATACATTATCCACAATAGCTCTGTCCTTAAGAAAGGCGCCTTGTTCCTTTGATATCAGCACGGGAAGAATATGAGCTATCTTAGTCGCCATAATCttggaaaaaaaattcataatgcaGTTGCAAAGACTGATGGGCCTGTAGTCTATGATGAACTCTGGATTCTTCTTTTTGGGTATGAGACAaatctgagtgcattagaaggccTTAGGGAGCGGGCCACCAGAGAGGAAGTCTATGGCTGCTGTAAGAAGGTCCGTGCTAATTAATGATATCCCAGCAGGCCGAGAAGAAAGCTCCTCCAAATCCATCCGGCCCTAGTGCGCTATCGAGGGGAATAGAGGTGGCTGCAGCTTTGACTTCCTCAAGCATCAGGGGTCTCATGAGGCTCAGATTCATCTGGGTAGTCACCAATTTCGGGATATAGTTGAGGATGTCGTTGTCTGAGTTGCTCCCTTCCGATGTAAATAAATGTTGGAAATATCGGACCGCTTCGTCGCCATTATCATCATTCGTTTGTAGCAGTTCCCCTGTAGGTTTCTTCAAGTTTTTGATGGCCAAACATTTGTGTTTATCTAATActgagttgtggaaaaaatgAGTGTTCCGGTCTCCTTCTGTCAGCCAGGCGATTCGGGATTTCTGCTTTCAGTAAATCTCCTCCTGAAGATAAGCATGTTTCAGGTTTTCCTGGGCTTGCTGCAAAGTAGAAAAGTCCTCCTCTGATCTGGAATTGAGAAGGGAAAGTTCAGCCCTGGTAACATCATTTTCAGCTGATTGAACCTTCCTAAAAATGTCTCCAAAGACCTCTTTATTCCATCTTTTCAGAGAGGTTTTCAAGATTTTCAGTTTGATGGAGAACCTGTACATGGGGGTGGCCACAATCTCAGTCTGCCAACTGCTAGCAACCACTGCTGTGAAGTTTTCGTGGACCATCCACATTCGTTAGAAGCAAAAAGGGCGGGGGAAATCTACACAAGTGTACCATATTGGCATTTGTggtatttctttctttttgacTCAATATGGGGTGGCCGGAATTTTCATTTTCCATCAAGCTttattagtttttcattttcgttCATTCAAGAGTCGACCCAAAATTGATGCCGGGAAGGCAAAGACGGCGATGATAATGTTATCAAACAATGGTCCAGAATGACTTCTTTTACCCTATTCTGGTGCAAATTCTTTCGAGTAGCCCACCTATGATCTGTGAAAAAAAAACACTACATTAATCAGATTGTTATAAGCATCAATTGCAACATGCAAAATGGGTCTTACGACCATTCCTTTTAATTGCAAGCCCTTAGGTTGTTGTGATCATCTGATCAGGGTAATTCTAGGGCCATATCCAATCACAAGTTGGCCCACTTGAGGTCGGGATGAATTTTGCACCCAAACATAAAGGAAGAATCATCAGTCGATGTTACCATAAAGTCATTTATTAAATGGAAGGTCGATTAAGATAGATTTTTAATGAAGTGGTTAATTGTTTTCCATTTCATTAATGTAGGTGGAAGCAATCAGATTAGCGATGTCTCTGGTAAGAGTAATCGTCTGCTTCAGATTGTACTACCCATAATTGCTACTGCCGTGGTTGTTTTGGGAATGTTTGGCTATTTTTTATGGAGGAGACTCCAGAAACAAGGTAATTCTAGTACAAGCTGTTTGggaatttttcttttaaaaaataaaaaaataaataaataaaagaagataaTTCTAGTATCTTTTGATTACCATTTtagaggttatatatatatatatatatatatatatatatatatatatatatatatatatatatatatatatacttgtaGCAGTTAATATGCATAGTGTGACTAGGCTTTGATGCTCAATTGGAGCCAATGGCTCAATGTTACGAACAATTGGCTTGTTGGGTCCCACCCTGGACGAACTGTGCGCCTGAAAATATCCCAAGTTGAAAGATACTGGCCACCGATCACGGAGATTTTTGGAGTTAGATATGAACCATTGTTGGATTTATCATCTTAACTGTCGATTTGAAGTACAAGTCAGAAAGGACAGGAGTATCCAATGAACGTGACATTTACGGCATCATCCATCCATAGTTGgggttgataaaaaaaaaaatggtctggACCGTTGATTTGGATGGTAACCACTTTCATGAAGATTCAATTTCTTCTTCTCAAGGGTCATATAGTTCCGCAATAGACTAATCCCCGGGGGTTCTTCTGTTTCACCACTAGTAAAGGAAATGTGCAgtgtttataaattattttacttgTTTTCATATGACAATTGAATTTGACCGTCAATTCCCGTGTTTTGTTTGTTTTAGGTAAAATTATGACgatgatattttcatattacttcAATGTCAAATTATGATTGAAGTAATTAATTTAGTTGTTTGATTTTGATAATTTTACCGCTATATCATATCATACCAAAATGtgaaatgattacaaattacttctCCTTTATTAATTTTTCTTAAAGCACTTGTTTTGTAATCACATGTGTATCTGACCTACCATTCTTGTAATTCCTTCAAATTATTAGGAAATTCCACAAAACAAACTATGTTAAGGATGTCAAACCTTTCTTTGCATCACCGAGATTTAATTACTTTCTTGTTGAGTCCTAAAAGCAATAAATTATTGTCCTTTAGGGAGGAGAAATACAAATGCTGCAGCACTTCATCAAAGAGCTAATTACTTTGGGACGGAGTTTAGGAGCAATGATACACTTCTAAGCAGGAACTATAGCTCAGAGGTACCACTATTCAGCTTCGGTAGCATTATAGCCGCTACAGATTACTTCTCTTCGGCAAATAAGCTTGGGGAAGGTGGGTTTGGTCATGTTTACAAGGTAATGTCCAATTTTCTATCAATTAACTTAAAACACCATGACCAATTTTGCAAGTTCTGAAAAACATAGGTGTGACTTGGACTATTTTATAAGCTCAAACTCAGATAAATACTGAGTTGAGTCAAGTAAAGAGTTGCTCGTGTCATGTAGCTGTCTTTCTTGATGGATACATTTTCTTCAACTACTGATTATTTTTTCCCCAACTTTTTATAGGATAATGGCAATGTTATAATAAATGAGTGTGCATAGAGGACAGAGTCTCAAGTACAATTGGTTTGACTATAGGTTACCATCCTCCCAGCGGATAACTTTCTACCTTTCATGTGCGTGCCACATCTAGTCCATGCAATAGGTTGGCCCATTAATGACAATCACCTTGTGTAAACATTAACCACATTTactcatcaagtggactgcattcCTCTTTTTCTATATATCAGTGGATGGAAATTGTATTCTATGTTATGGCCTGCCCGATGATTATATGGGGCTCAGTTTTACATTAGGTAATCCTCATGAGGGAGCCAACCTATCTgaagggttggatgttgcatAAACATAATATTTTGTAAGTTGTCTGCCAGCTGTACCTTAACTTGTAGTCAAACCAGTTAgactttaaactttttttttaaggTGGCTGGAAATGGAGGGCCCAAGAAAAGATCAAGAATTTATAGATTGCAAAGTGGACTGATAATAGTGATGCTTGTTTTTTCAGGGAAAGTTGCAAGGAGGTCAAGAAATAGCAGTAAAAGCACTATCTAAGAATTCTGAGCAAGGCCTCGGAGAGTTCAGGAACGAAGTTGAACTTATTGCAAAACTCTAACATAAAAATCTGGTTAAGCTGCTGGGTTGGTGCATTCATGCAGAAGAAAAGATGCTGGTCTACGTATACATGCCCAACAAAAGCCTGGATAAACTTCTCTTTGGTTTACACCTATTACTCCCTGTGATAGAAGAAAATCACAAATTTACTTGATTTGTTAAGCAATGCTATAGTTGCAAATATCAATTTATATCGTCCTTTTCTTTtgtctctttattattattattattcttattcttTGGTCAAATTCTCTAACAAAGAATATTCATCAGATCCAACCCAAAATTCACAACTAGATTGGGGGGAAACGCTTTTGCATTGTGGAAGGGATTGACCAGGGGCTTCTTTATCTTCACAAGTATTCAAGGTTAAAAATCATTCATCGAGATCTAAAAGCCAGCAATATTCTACTGGATGGTGAAATGAACCCCAAAATATCAGACTTTGGTTTGGCTAGAATTTTTGGAGGAAACCAAATTGAA
Proteins encoded in this window:
- the LOC131220254 gene encoding receptor-like serine/threonine-protein kinase SD1-8; protein product: MSVPVSFCQPGDSGFLLSVNLLLKISMFQRGFQDFQFDGEPVHGGGHNLSLPTASNHCCGSNQISDVSGKSNRLLQIVLPIIATAVVVLGMFGYFLWRRLQKQGRRNTNAAALHQRANYFGTEFRSNDTLLSRNYSSEVPLFSFGSIIAATDYFSSANKLGEGGFGHVYKGKLQGGQEIAVKALSKNSEQGLGEFRNEVELIAKL